Proteins encoded within one genomic window of Camelina sativa cultivar DH55 chromosome 19, Cs, whole genome shotgun sequence:
- the LOC104766757 gene encoding pentatricopeptide repeat-containing protein At2g20710, mitochondrial-like, producing MKHLLRQQFRYFFWNLPCRRSFVRSPRTIPSPELINETLRRRIERVQDSTVSITPLLRERGNQTPLGELRSIISSLHRSSRFSHALEVSEWMSDQKAYKLTSMDLEGRLLLIAKVRGVEEAAKFFETVPVEKRDLYLHTALLNCCTTPGDGGSLTLAEITFQKMRDLGFADHNAAQLFSTMLSLYYQAGDHDMVVNLLREMDDKNMKPQGLSFEKLLTSYSIASVLDIQGMERFLSKWEGMIQEKWVTFFFPGLAYIQAGCKEKGLALLRRSEPLVGAASCRDTIYGGLMLAYCAENLTNDVYRLWNLAKAYGISFDSSTFSRIITSLTKTGNLDEILQDWDECPSLDLKDFGFQNRCAKEEAEKVVNMLGKKESKWESLAHKVPNLVEDEDDKEEEMMKRVAEAMEGRLHDRWNPKSSMALSAYACVQYVEGRRDMESTADILRLLNKREQVLHAMDKDRLSLKMVEAIRGGGYVGGED from the exons ATGAAGCATCTTCTCCGACAACAATTCCGTTATTTCTTCTGGAACCTTCCTTGCAGGCGCTCCTTTGTTCGATCCCCGAGAACCATACCTTCGCCGGAGCTCATTAATGAGACTCTCAGGCGTCGGATCGAGAGAGTTCAAGATTCGACGGTCTCCATCACCCCTTTGCTCCGAGAACGCGGAAATCAAACGCCACTTGGAGAACTCAGAAGCATCATCTCCTCGCTTCACAGATCCAGTCGCTTCTCCCATGCCCTCGag GTATCGGAATGGATGAGTGACCAAAAAGCCTACAAGCTGACTTCGATGGATCTTGAGGGTCGACTTCTCTTGATTGCTAAAGTTCGTGGCGTGGAAGAAGCCGCCAAGTTCTTCGAGACTGTTCCTGTAGAAAAGAGGGATCTTTACTTGCACACCGCTCTCCTCAACTGCTGCACAACACCCGGAGACGGAGGCTCATTGACTCTAGCCGAGATCACCTTTCAGAAGATGAGAGACCTTGGTTTTGCTGACCACAACGCCGCTCAACTCTTCAGCACCATGCTCTCTCTCTATTACCAGGCCGGTGATCACGACATGGTGGTGAACCTTCTCCGCGAGATGGACGACAAAAATATGAAACCCCAGGGCCTCTCCTTTGAAAAGCTCCTAACTTCATACTCCATTGCCTCCGTTTTAGACATCCAAGGAATGGAGAGGTTTTTGAGCAAGTGGGAGGGTATGATTCAGGAAAAATGGGTCACATTCTTCTTTCCAGGGCTGGCCTACATTCAAGCTGGGTGTAAGGAAAAGGGTCTTGCTTTGCTTCGTAGGTCAGAGCCTTTGGTTGGTGCTGCCTCCTGCAGAGATACCATCTACGGGGGTCTCATGCTTGCCTATTGTGCAGAGAACCTGACTAATGACGTTTACCGTCTCTGGAACTTGGCCAAGGCCTACGGGATTTCCTTTGACAGCTCCACATTTTCTCGCATCATCACTTCACTTACAAAGACTGGCAATCTCGATGAGATTCTGCAAGACTGGGATGAGTGTCCCAGTCTTGATCTCAAGGACTTTGGTTTCCAGAACAGATGTGCCAAGGAGGAGGCCGAGAAGGTTGTGAATATGCTTGGGAAGAAGGAGAGCAAATGGGAGAGTTTGGCTCACAAGGTACCTAATTTAgtggaggatgaagatgataaagaagaagagatgatgaagagagtGGCAGAGGCCATGGAGGGGAGGCTACATGACCGCTGGAACCCAAAGAGCAGCATGGCTCTGTCCGCTTATGCCTGCGTGCAATATGTGGAGGGTCGGAGAGACATGGAGAGTACAGCCGACATCCTGAGACTCCTGAACAAGCGAGAGCAAGTGTTGCATGCAATGGACAAAGACCGACTGAGCCTGAAGATGGTGGAGGCAATCAGAGGAGGAGGATACGTTGGTGGAGAAGATTGA
- the LOC104766756 gene encoding pentatricopeptide repeat-containing protein At2g20710, mitochondrial-like isoform X2 translates to MKHLLLLLRLVVRPKPNYILRSCLFHSGSKTTPSALDPYDTLQRRVARAGDPSASIVRVLDGWLDQGNLVKTSELHSIIKMLRKFSRFSHALQISDWMSEHRVHEISEGDVAIRLDLIAKVGGLGEADKFFETIPVERRSYHLYGALLNCYASNKALHKAEQLFQEMKDLGFLKGCLPYNVMLNLYVRTGKYAMVEKLLREMEDATVKPDIFTVNTRLHAYSVVSDVHGMEKFLMRCEADPGLHLDWRTYADVANGYLKAGLTDKALDMLRKSEQLMNPHKRKHAYEVLMSFYGAAGKKQEVYRLWSLYKELDGFYNTGYISVISALLKMDDIDEAERIIGEWEAGHSLFDIRIPHLLITGYCKKGMLEKAEEVAQMLVHKWRVEDTSTWERLALGYKMAGEMDKAVEKWKRAIEVSQPGWRPHQVVLMSCVDYLEGQRDMESLRNILRLLSERGHISYDQLLYDMNGAGLSWKIVDAMGENLIR, encoded by the exons ATgaagcatcttcttcttcttcttcgtcttgttgTTCGTCCAAAGCCAAATTACATTCTCAGGAGCTGCCTTTTTCACTCCGGCAGCAAGACCACACCCTCGGCGTTGGACCCTTATGACACTCTACAGCGTCGTGTCGCGAGAGCCGGAGATCCCTCTGCTTCGATTGTCAGAGTGTTGGATGGATGGCTTGATCAGGGGAATCTGGTTAAGACTTCGGAGCTCCATAGCATCATCAAGATGCTTCGCAAATTCAGCCGTTTCTCCCACGCCCTTCAg ATATCGGATTGGATGAGTGAGCATAGAGTTCATGAGATCTCTGAGGGAGATGTTGCGATTCGGCTTGATTTGATTGCCAAAGTTGGCGGCTTGGGAGAAGCTGACAAGTTTTTCGAAACGATTCCTGTTGAGAGGAGGAGCTACCATCTTTACGGTGCCCTCTTGAACTGCTACGCGAGCAACAAGGCGTTGCACAAAGCTGAGCAATTGTTTCAGGAGATGAAAGACCTTGGCTTCCTCAAAGGCTGTCTTCCCTACAATGTCATGCTAAACCTCTACGTCCGGACTGGGAAATACGCAATGGTTGAGAAGCTGCTGCGTGAGATGGAGGATGCGACTGTCAAGCCTGACATCTTCACTGTGAACACGAGGCTGCATGCCTATTCGGTTGTATCTGATGTACACGGGATGGAGAAGTTTCTGATGCGTTGCGAGGCTGACCCGGGACTCCATCTGGACTGGCGCACATACGCCGATGTAGCAAACGGCTACTTAAAGGCTGGATTAACTGATAAGGCGCTAGATATGCTCCGTAAATCAGAGCAGTTGATGAATCCTCACAAGAGAAAGCACGCTTATGAG GTTCTCATGTCATTCTATGGGGCTGCAGGTAAGAAACAAGAGGTGTACCGTCTCTGGAGCTTGTACAAGGAACTGGACGGGTTCTATAACACTGGATACATAAGCGTGATCAGCGCCCTCTTGAAGATGGATGACATTGACGAGGCTGAGAGGATTATCGGAGAGTGGGAAGCTGGACACTCCCTTTTCGATATTCGGATCCCACACTTGTTGATTACGGGTTACTGCAAGAAGGGGATGTTGGAGAAGGCAGAGGAAGTAGCACAGATGTTGGTCCACAAGTGGAGAGTGGAGGATACAAGCACATGGGAGCGTTTAGCTCTCGGATACAAGATGGCGGGTGAAATGGACAAGGCGGTAGAGAAATGGAAGAGAGCGATTGAGGTGAGCCAGCCAGGGTGGAGACCACATCAGGTTGTGCTGATGAGCTGTGTGGACTATCTGGAGGGTCAAAGAGACATGGAGAGTTTGAGAAATATTTTGAGACTGTTAAGCGAGCGAGGACACATTTCATATGATCAACTACTGTACGATATGAATGGAGCTGGACTGAGTTGGAAGATCGTTGATGCTATGGGGGAAAACTTGATACGTTGA
- the LOC104766756 gene encoding pentatricopeptide repeat-containing protein At2g20710, mitochondrial-like isoform X1 has translation MKHLLLLLRLVVRPKPNYILRSCLFHSGSKTTPSALDPYDTLQRRVARAGDPSASIVRVLDGWLDQGNLVKTSELHSIIKMLRKFSRFSHALQISDWMSEHRVHEISEGDVAIRLDLIAKVGGLGEADKFFETIPVERRSYHLYGALLNCYASNKALHKAEQLFQEMKDLGFLKGCLPYNVMLNLYVRTGKYAMVEKLLREMEDATVKPDIFTVNTRLHAYSVVSDVHGMEKFLMRCEADPGLHLDWRTYADVANGYLKAGLTDKALDMLRKSEQLMNPHKRKHAYEVLMSFYGAAGKKQEVYRLWSLYKELDGFYNTGYISVISALLKMDDIDEAERIIGEWEAGHSLFDIRIPHLLITGYCKKGMLEKAEEVAQMLVHKWRVEDTSTWERLALGYKMAGEMDKAVEKWKRAIEVSQPGWRPHQVVLMSCVDYLEGQRDMESLRNILRLLSERGHISYDQLLYDMNGAGLSWKIVDAMGENLIR, from the exons ATgaagcatcttcttcttcttcttcgtcttgttgTTCGTCCAAAGCCAAATTACATTCTCAGGAGCTGCCTTTTTCACTCCGGCAGCAAGACCACACCCTCGGCGTTGGACCCTTATGACACTCTACAGCGTCGTGTCGCGAGAGCCGGAGATCCCTCTGCTTCGATTGTCAGAGTGTTGGATGGATGGCTTGATCAGGGGAATCTGGTTAAGACTTCGGAGCTCCATAGCATCATCAAGATGCTTCGCAAATTCAGCCGTTTCTCCCACGCCCTTCAg ATATCGGATTGGATGAGTGAGCATAGAGTTCATGAGATCTCTGAGGGAGATGTTGCGATTCGGCTTGATTTGATTGCCAAAGTTGGCGGCTTGGGAGAAGCTGACAAGTTTTTCGAAACGATTCCTGTTGAGAGGAGGAGCTACCATCTTTACGGTGCCCTCTTGAACTGCTACGCGAGCAACAAGGCGTTGCACAAAGCTGAGCAATTGTTTCAGGAGATGAAAGACCTTGGCTTCCTCAAAGGCTGTCTTCCCTACAATGTCATGCTAAACCTCTACGTCCGGACTGGGAAATACGCAATGGTTGAGAAGCTGCTGCGTGAGATGGAGGATGCGACTGTCAAGCCTGACATCTTCACTGTGAACACGAGGCTGCATGCCTATTCGGTTGTATCTGATGTACACGGGATGGAGAAGTTTCTGATGCGTTGCGAGGCTGACCCGGGACTCCATCTGGACTGGCGCACATACGCCGATGTAGCAAACGGCTACTTAAAGGCTGGATTAACTGATAAGGCGCTAGATATGCTCCGTAAATCAGAGCAGTTGATGAATCCTCACAAGAGAAAGCACGCTTATGAGGTTCTCATGTCATTCTATGGGGCTGCAGGTAAGAAACAAGAGGTGTACCGTCTCTGGAGCTTGTACAAGGAACTGGACGGGTTCTATAACACTGGATACATAAGCGTGATCAGCGCCCTCTTGAAGATGGATGACATTGACGAGGCTGAGAGGATTATCGGAGAGTGGGAAGCTGGACACTCCCTTTTCGATATTCGGATCCCACACTTGTTGATTACGGGTTACTGCAAGAAGGGGATGTTGGAGAAGGCAGAGGAAGTAGCACAGATGTTGGTCCACAAGTGGAGAGTGGAGGATACAAGCACATGGGAGCGTTTAGCTCTCGGATACAAGATGGCGGGTGAAATGGACAAGGCGGTAGAGAAATGGAAGAGAGCGATTGAGGTGAGCCAGCCAGGGTGGAGACCACATCAG GTTGTGCTGATGAGCTGTGTGGACTATCTGGAGGGTCAAAGAGACATGGAGAGTTTGAGAAATATTTTGAGACTGTTAAGCGAGCGAGGACACATTTCATATGATCAACTACTGTACGATATGAATGGAGCTGGACTGAGTTGGAAGATCGTTGATGCTATGGGGGAAAACTTGATACGTTGA
- the LOC104766758 gene encoding GPI-anchored protein LORELEI-like isoform X2: MEISPYCLLSLLPIFLLSDDEFDRHAATSRALLQARTTCKEDFASKNYTIITSKCKGPNYPATVCCSAFKDFACPFAEVLNDEKNDCASTMFSYINIYGRYPPGIFANMCKEGKEGLDCTNVTQSASATSDSIPQASSTASLTLLSTFLVLCLFFLSSS; the protein is encoded by the exons aTGGAGATTTCTCCTTACTgtctgctttctcttcttcccattTTCCTCCTCTCTG ATGATGAATTTGATCGTCACGCGGCAACAAGCAGAGCTCTTCTTCAGGCAAGGACAA CCTGCAAAGAAGATTTTGCGAGCAAGAACTACACAATCATAACAAGCAAATGCAAAGGTCCAAATTATCCCGCAACTGTGTGTTGCTCTGCCTTCAAGGACTTTGCTTGCCCTTTTGCAGAAGTTCTTAACGACGAAAAGAACGATTGTGCCTCCACTATGTTCAGCTACATCAACATCTACGGCCGTTATCCTCCTGGAATCTTTGCTAACATGTGTAAAGAGGGTAAAGAAGGTCTCGACTGCACCAACGTCACCCAGTCCGCATCCGCAACTTCTGATTCTATCCCTCAAGCCTCCTCAACTGCATCTCTCACTCTTCTTTCCACCTTCCTCGTTCTctgtcttttcttcttgtcttcttcgTAA
- the LOC104766758 gene encoding GPI-anchored protein LORELEI-like isoform X1, with product MEISPYCLLSLLPIFLLSGFSLSYDEFDRHAATSRALLQARTTCKEDFASKNYTIITSKCKGPNYPATVCCSAFKDFACPFAEVLNDEKNDCASTMFSYINIYGRYPPGIFANMCKEGKEGLDCTNVTQSASATSDSIPQASSTASLTLLSTFLVLCLFFLSSS from the exons aTGGAGATTTCTCCTTACTgtctgctttctcttcttcccattTTCCTCCTCTCTGGTTTCTCCCTTTCAT ATGATGAATTTGATCGTCACGCGGCAACAAGCAGAGCTCTTCTTCAGGCAAGGACAA CCTGCAAAGAAGATTTTGCGAGCAAGAACTACACAATCATAACAAGCAAATGCAAAGGTCCAAATTATCCCGCAACTGTGTGTTGCTCTGCCTTCAAGGACTTTGCTTGCCCTTTTGCAGAAGTTCTTAACGACGAAAAGAACGATTGTGCCTCCACTATGTTCAGCTACATCAACATCTACGGCCGTTATCCTCCTGGAATCTTTGCTAACATGTGTAAAGAGGGTAAAGAAGGTCTCGACTGCACCAACGTCACCCAGTCCGCATCCGCAACTTCTGATTCTATCCCTCAAGCCTCCTCAACTGCATCTCTCACTCTTCTTTCCACCTTCCTCGTTCTctgtcttttcttcttgtcttcttcgTAA
- the LOC104766759 gene encoding riboflavin synthase, whose product MATLTHWLNLIPKAQSRILSRTGGESITNLRFDCVPDSSKLSLKSSSTSWGRSRRTHHRRSIRSVFTGIVEEMGEVKNLGMGDHGGFDLKIGARVVLEDVKLGDSIAVNGTCLTVTEFNAEEFTVGLAPETLRKTSLEELEKGSRVNLERALQPVSRMGGHVVQGHVDGTGVIESMEVEGDSLWVKVKADKALLKYIVPKGFVAVDGTSLTVVDVFDHDSCFSFMLVAYTQQNVVIPTKRVGQKVNLEVDIMGKYVERLLSVAGYTSEEKKV is encoded by the exons ATGGCGACTCTGACTCACTGGCTCAATCTCATCCCCAAAGCTCAATCGAGAATCTTAAGCAGAACTGGTGGCGAGTCAATTACGAATCTCAGATTTGATTGCGTCCCTGACTCGTCGAAGCTTTCTCTCAAGTCGTCATCAACATCATGGGGAAGATCAAGAAGAACCCATCACCGGAGGAGCATCCGATCTGTGTTTACGGGAATCGTGGAGGAAATGGGAGAAGTCAAGAACTTGGGAATGGGCGATCACGGAGGGTTCGACCTCAAAATCGGGGCGAGAGTGGTTCTGGAGGACGTGAAGCTCGGCGACAGCATCGCGGTGAACGGGACTTGCTTGACGGTGACGGAGTTCAACGCAGAGGAGTTCACCGTCGGGTTAGCACCGGAGACGCTGCGAAAGACATCGTTGGAGGAGCTAGAGAAAGGGTCTCGGGTGAATCTGGAGCGTGCGTTGCAGCCGGTGAGCCGGATGGGTGGTCACGTGGTGCAGGGACACGTGGATGGGACGGGAGTGATCGAATCGATGGAGGTGGAAGGCGATTCCTTGTGGGTCAAGGTCAAAGCTGACAAGGCTTTGTTGAAATACATTGTGCCTAAGGGGTTTGTGGCTGTTGATGGGACGAGCTTGACGGTCGTTGATGTCTTTGATCATGACAGCTGCTTCAGTTTCATGTTGGTTGCTTATACGCAGCAGAACGTCGTCATCCCGACTAAGAGGGTTGGCCAAAAAGTCAACCTTGAGGTTGACATCATGGGCAAATATGTTGAGAGGCTTCTCTCCGTTGCTGGCTACACGTCAGAG GAAAAGAAGGTGTGA
- the LOC104768033 gene encoding mannan endo-1,4-beta-mannosidase 2 isoform X1: MSDVSGDTLQDWINEMTAFIKSVDNKHLLTVGLEGFYGPNSPKRLTVNPERWASELGSDFVRNSDSPNIDFASVHIYPDHWFHDKGFEEKLKFVVKWMLSHIEDGDKELKKPVLFTEFGLSNLNKDYDPSQRDRFYRTIFDIIYKSAKRRRSGAGTLMWQFLIQGMERFNDDFGIVPWEQGSIQRLMMEHSCRLGRVTGRHLLQDNKSIDMCSQRP, translated from the exons ATGTCTGATGTCTCTGGGGATACCCTACAA GACTGGATTAACGAAATGACAGCGTTCATTAAATCAGTTGACAACAAGCATCTTCTAACCGTAGGCTTGGAAGGGTTCTACGGTCCTAATAGCCCCAAACGGCTGACAGTTAACCCAGAACGGTGGGCATCTGAGCTTGGTTCAGATTTTGTTCGAAACTCTGATTCTCCAAACATCGATTTTGCATCGGTTCATATCTACCCTGATCACTG GTTTCACGATAAGGGTTTTGAAGAAAAACTCAAGTTTGTGGTGAAATGGATGCTATCTCATATTGAAG ATGGGGACAAGGAACTAAAGAAGCCAGTTTTGTTCACCGAGTTTGGGCTCTCAAATCTGAACAAGGACTATGATCCATCGCAGCGAGATCGGTTCTACAGAACCATCTTTGATATCATATACAAATCAGCCAAGCGGAGGCGGTCTGGTGCAGGAACACTCATGTGGCAGTTCTTGATACAAGGCATGGAACGGTTCAACGATGACTTTGGTATAGTCCCATGGGAACAAGGTTCGATTCAGAGATTAATGATGGAACACTCTTGCAGGTTGGGTCGGGTCACTGGACGCCATCTTCTTCAAGACAACAAGTCCATAGATATGTGTTCCCAGAGACCATGA
- the LOC104768033 gene encoding mannan endo-1,4-beta-mannosidase 2 isoform X2 produces the protein MAGTLTGSWTMPSMIIADTVSVLCLKLEPKWVSLFVELGPSMMEATMLFRSLLADSMNESSRPWIMFVVKWMLSHTEDGDKELKKPVLFTEFGLSNLNKDYDPSQRDRFYRTIFDIIYKSAKRRRSGAGTLMWQFLIQGMERFNDDFGIVPWEQGSIQRLMMEHSCRLGRVTGRHLLQDNKSIDMCSQRP, from the exons ATGGCTGGAACTCTTACTGGTTCATGGACCATGCCGTCAATGATCATAGCAGACACCGTGTCGGTGCTATGCTTGAAGCTGGAGCCAAAATGGGTCTCACTGTTTGTAGAACTTGGGCCTTCAATGATGGAGGCTACAATGCTCTTCAGATCTCTCCTGGCAGATTCGATGAACGAGTCTTCAAG GCCTTGGATCATGTTTGTGGTGAAATGGATGCTATCTCATACTGAAGATGGGGACAAGGAACTAAAGAAGCCAGTTTTGTTCACCGAGTTTGGGCTCTCAAATCTGAACAAGGACTATGATCCATCGCAGCGAGATCGGTTCTACAGAACCATCTTTGATATCATATACAAATCAGCCAAGCGGAGGCGGTCTGGTGCAGGAACACTCATGTGGCAGTTCTTGATACAAGGCATGGAACGGTTCAACGATGACTTTGGTATAGTCCCATGGGAACAAGGTTCGATTCAGAGATTAATGATGGAACACTCTTGCAGGTTGGGTCGGGTCACTGGACGCCATCTTCTTCAAGACAACAAGTCCATAGATATGTGTTCCCAGAGACCATGA
- the LOC104766760 gene encoding uncharacterized protein LOC104766760 — protein MDRQNSDDIMRFLDGMASSDDVLFGFLDEGNQSPEDFSDSGNLNGGGDDDDDNNNINNCNSEENKAFWQEQEQLLQGTLYRTSTIETKIRQATKEALKQVKSKGLLYCVCRRPVDGGCRSCLRVEISRHLRDVAGYDCVISKSKWRSSQDIPAGEHEFLEIVDRSGSKKGEMRVVIELSFRAEFEIAKGSEEYKRLVSRLPEVYVGKTERLRSLIKILCIAAKKCLRDKKMHMAPWRKHKYMQAKWLGTCDRSSSLEAAVSEAMEPENWVPVAKPRVSMLNYDGLFSPGPTAVSVV, from the exons ATGGATCGGCAAAATTCTGATGACATCATGAGGTTTCTTGATGGAATGGCTAGCTCCGACGACGTTCTTTTCGGTTTTCTCGACGAAGGAAACCAGTCACCCGAGGATTTCTCTGACTCCGGTAACCTTAACGGCGGTGGAGACGATGACGACGACAATAATAACATCAACAATTGCAATTCTGAAGAAAACAAAGCTTTTTGGcaggaacaagaacaacttcttcag GGGACACTGTATAGGACAAGTACGATTGAGACGAAGATTAGACAAGCGACGAAAGAAGCCTTGAAACAAGTTAAATCTAAGGGTCTTCTTTATTGTGTCTGCCGGCGACCAGTGGACGGCGGTTGCCGGAGTTGCTTACGTGTTGAGATCTCTAGACACCTCAGAGATGTTGCCGGCTACGATTGCGTCATCTCCAAATCTAAATGGAGAAGCTCTCAAGACATCCCTGCAG GGGAACACGAGTTTTTAGAGATCGTTGACCGATCGGGTTCGAAGAAAGGCGAGATGAGAGTAGTGATCGAGTTATCGTTTAGGGCTGAGTTCGAGATTGCAAAAGGCAGTGAAGAGTATAAAAGACTAGTCAGCCGATTGCCGGAGGTTTACGTGGGAAAAACCGAGAGGCTTCGATCTCTGATCAAGATATTGTGCATTGCTGCGAAAAAGTGCTTGAGAGACAAGAAAATGCATATGGCTCCTTGGAGAAAACACAAGTACATGCAAGCCAAGTGGCTTGGCACGTGCGACCGATCTAGCTCCTTGGAAGCGGCGGTTTCCGAGGCGATGGAGCCGGAGAATTGGGTGCCGGTGGCGAAGCCTAGGGTTTCTATGTTGAACTACGATGGTCTCTTCTCCCCCGGTCCGACCGCTGTATCCGTCGTGTGA
- the LOC104766761 gene encoding LOW QUALITY PROTEIN: protein RALF-like 14 (The sequence of the model RefSeq protein was modified relative to this genomic sequence to represent the inferred CDS: substituted 2 bases at 2 genomic stop codons) has protein sequence MKLLILYVIISVALFPALVRSRQIECDPLSGKSMTVDRKKSXKXGHQVWMWSASRRILQASRYISYDALKDNLQDKRHGQPDPGGRDHPYRRGCLVSTNCHRFTD, from the coding sequence ATGAAGCTCTTAATCCTCTACGTAATCATCTCGGTGGCTTTATTTCCAGCGTTGGTCCGATCTCGACAGATCGAATGTGACCCGTTGAGTGGGAAATCCATGACGGTGGACAGAaagaaatcttgaaaatgagGTCATCAAGTTTGGATGTGGTCAGCCAGCCGTAGGATTCTTCAAGCGTCGAGATATATAAGCTACGATGCATTGAAGGACAACTTACAAGACAAGCGACATGGTCAACCGGATCCAGGTGGACGGGATCACCCATATCGAAGAGGTTGTCTTGTCTCTACAAATTGTCACCGGTTTACGGATTAA
- the LOC104768034 gene encoding phospholipase A2-beta-like yields the protein MIRFAAAFFITVLVGVVRSKECTRTCTTQNCDTISIRYGKYCGFGHFGCPGEEPCDDLDACCMVHDHCVGSKGMTNISCHKKFQLCVNSLSNSIKQSKDEKVGFAKQCPYSVVIPTVNQGMDIGILFSQLCNDIYLLWSWRYHICVGTKAYLVKFFTNW from the exons ATGATTCGTTTCGCGGCGGCTTTCTTCATCACTGTCCTCGTTGGTGTCGTTCGCAGCAAG GAGTGTACAAGAACTTGCACTACACAGAATTGTGACA CTATTTCTATTCGATATGGCAAGTATTGTGGGTTTGGACACTTTGGATGTCCTGGTGAAGAGCCTTGCGATGATCTTGATGCTTGTTGTATGGTCCATGACCATTGTGTTGGGTCAAAAG GTATGACTAACATAAGCTGCCATAAGAAGTTCCAGCTATGCGTAAACAGTCTAAGCAACTCGATAAAACAATCCAAAGACGAAAAGGTCGGCTTCGCCAAACAGTGCCCCTATTCAGTAGTAATACCTACGGTAAATCAAGGAATGGATATCGGGATCTTATTCAGTCAGTTatgtaatgatatatatttactCTGGTCTTGGAGGTATCACATTTGTGTTGGAACTAAAGCGTACCTCGTAAAGTTTTTTACTAATTGGTGA
- the LOC104768035 gene encoding mitotic checkpoint serine/threonine-protein kinase BUB1-like, translating into MTIGYKDTAGESNSTADGDPLFPWLLKIKKATEDLYSGKNSGEDLDELLHDCISTCKQDARYQNDIRFLKIWFLYLEGCEDFESVYREVEEKEICKGHSLLYEWYAIFLEVKGLWRRANSVYQTGLSSTPAAVANPVVP; encoded by the exons ATGACAATCGGTTACAAAGACACCGCCGGTGAATCCAACTCCACCGCCGACGGCGACCCGCTCTTCCCGTGGCTTTT GAAGATTAAAAAGGCGACGGAGGATCTCTACTCTGGTAAAAATTCCGGAGAAGATCTCGATGAGCTTCTCCATGATTGTATCTCAACTTGTAAGCAAGATGCTCGGTACCAAAACGACATCAGATTCCTCAAGATCTGGTTCCTCTAC CTTGAGGGATGTGAAGATTTCGAGAGTGTTTATAGAGAAGTTGAAGAGAAGGAGATATGCAAAGGGCATTCGTTGCTCTATGAATGGTATGCTATTTTTCTTGAGGTCAAAGGATTGTGGCGAAGAGCAAATTCGGTTTATCAGACTGGTCTTTCAAg CACCCCAGCAGCTGTGGCCAACCCGGTTGTGCCTTGA